A DNA window from Maribellus comscasis contains the following coding sequences:
- a CDS encoding glutamate synthase subunit beta — MGDPKGFMTVPRKEAGYRPTKERIYDYGEVEQTLNEKDRQLQASRCMDCGIPFCHWGCPVGSKIPEWQDALYRGRKDEAYYILHSTNSFPEITGRVCPAPCEKSCVLAIHEESVTIRENECATVEQAFEAGIVVPNPPKTRTGKKVAVIGSGPAGLSAADLLNRAGHLVTVFEKNDAIGGLLRYGIPDFKLNKGIIDRRLNLFLDEGIEFKTNVNVGVDVTKKDLLAEYDAVLLAIGAEQPRNLPVEGRDLNGVHFAMDFLMQQNKVVAGQSFSEEERILAKDKNVLVIGGGDTGSDCVGTSIRQKATSVTQIEILPKPPEKRVDNNPWPYWPNTLRTSSSHKEGCERRWSLSTKRFIGDESGTLKQVEIVQVEWTNEDGRWVMNEVPGTNEILDIDLVLLAMGFTQPVHVGLLDELDVEYDQRGNVKVNEEKQTSVENIFAAGDVEKGASLVVHAIEAGKVAAKNVDEFLRKN; from the coding sequence ATGGGAGATCCAAAAGGTTTTATGACAGTGCCGCGCAAGGAAGCGGGTTATCGTCCAACAAAAGAAAGGATTTACGACTACGGTGAAGTTGAGCAAACCTTAAATGAAAAAGACAGACAACTTCAGGCTTCACGGTGTATGGATTGTGGAATTCCTTTTTGCCACTGGGGGTGCCCGGTAGGAAGTAAAATTCCGGAATGGCAGGATGCACTGTACAGAGGAAGAAAAGATGAAGCTTATTATATTTTACACTCAACAAACAGTTTCCCGGAAATAACCGGACGTGTTTGCCCAGCTCCCTGCGAAAAATCGTGTGTGCTGGCCATTCATGAAGAATCGGTTACCATACGCGAGAATGAATGTGCAACTGTCGAGCAGGCATTTGAGGCAGGTATTGTTGTTCCCAATCCGCCAAAAACAAGAACCGGTAAAAAGGTAGCGGTAATTGGGTCGGGACCAGCTGGTCTTTCAGCGGCCGATTTGTTAAACCGTGCAGGCCATCTGGTTACGGTTTTTGAAAAGAATGATGCCATTGGTGGTTTGCTTCGTTACGGAATTCCTGATTTTAAACTGAATAAAGGAATTATTGACCGAAGATTAAATCTTTTTCTTGATGAAGGAATTGAATTTAAAACCAATGTGAATGTTGGTGTCGACGTAACTAAAAAGGATTTATTGGCCGAGTATGACGCAGTGTTGCTTGCAATAGGAGCCGAACAGCCGCGAAATTTACCGGTTGAAGGAAGGGACCTGAACGGTGTACATTTCGCAATGGACTTTTTAATGCAGCAAAATAAAGTGGTTGCCGGTCAAAGTTTTTCAGAGGAAGAAAGAATTCTTGCAAAAGATAAAAATGTTTTGGTTATTGGAGGTGGAGATACCGGGTCTGACTGTGTAGGTACTTCCATCAGACAGAAAGCAACGTCGGTAACGCAAATCGAGATTTTACCAAAACCACCGGAAAAAAGGGTGGATAATAATCCCTGGCCCTATTGGCCCAATACCTTGCGTACATCAAGTTCGCACAAAGAGGGGTGTGAACGTCGCTGGAGCTTGTCGACCAAGAGATTTATAGGTGATGAAAGCGGCACATTGAAACAGGTTGAGATTGTTCAGGTTGAATGGACAAACGAAGACGGTCGGTGGGTAATGAATGAAGTTCCCGGAACAAATGAAATTCTGGATATAGATTTGGTATTGCTTGCCATGGGATTTACCCAACCTGTTCATGTTGGGCTACTCGACGAGCTTGATGTTGAGTATGACCAGCGTGGTAATGTAAAAGTAAACGAAGAGAAACAAACCTCAGTCGAAAATATATTTGCTGCCGGAGATGTTGAAAAAGGAGCAAGTTTAGTTGTTCACGCTATTGAAGCCGGTAAAGTTGCAGCAAAAAATGTAGATGAGTTTCTGCGCAAAAATTAA
- a CDS encoding lysophospholipid acyltransferase family protein, with amino-acid sequence METQTTRKCTFAKLIYKEAMIDKELSKKEKKYYENFWKRALNKILAGVLIGISHLPFWVIYGISDFFYVVVRFVIKYRKKVIIENLTYAFPEKTSEEINKIAGKFYRHFCDLSLETIKLYSLNEKQANKRIRYKGTDLLNSHFEKGENVIVLAMHHNNWEWCSTIQLYLGHIILMIYNPMRGNQAFEKFLLKSREQWGGICTPVHKSARAIFDFNRRGKPTILWLAADQTPKATSQFWTMFLNREAPFFSGPEKIAKKTGQPIYFHRTTKVGRGKYEVEVTPLFLNPKEEKEKDILLGYVRKVEEIIKEEPEFYLWSHRRWKHKRPENIPLTT; translated from the coding sequence ATGGAAACACAAACGACCAGAAAATGTACCTTTGCAAAACTAATTTACAAAGAAGCCATGATTGACAAAGAACTCTCAAAAAAAGAGAAAAAGTATTATGAAAATTTTTGGAAAAGAGCGCTGAACAAAATTCTCGCAGGTGTTCTAATTGGAATTTCGCATTTGCCTTTTTGGGTTATTTATGGCATCTCTGATTTTTTTTACGTTGTTGTAAGATTTGTTATTAAATACCGCAAAAAAGTTATTATTGAAAACCTGACTTATGCTTTCCCCGAAAAAACTAGTGAAGAGATAAACAAAATAGCCGGAAAATTTTACCGCCATTTTTGTGACCTTTCGCTGGAAACGATAAAACTTTACAGTTTAAACGAAAAACAGGCAAACAAACGAATTCGTTATAAAGGTACCGACCTCTTAAACAGCCATTTTGAAAAAGGAGAAAATGTAATAGTATTGGCAATGCACCATAACAATTGGGAATGGTGCAGTACAATACAACTCTATCTGGGACACATTATTTTAATGATCTATAATCCAATGCGTGGAAACCAGGCATTTGAAAAATTTCTTTTAAAATCGAGGGAGCAGTGGGGCGGAATTTGTACTCCTGTCCATAAATCGGCCCGGGCAATTTTTGATTTCAACAGGCGCGGCAAACCAACTATTTTGTGGTTGGCTGCCGATCAAACGCCAAAAGCAACCTCACAATTCTGGACAATGTTTTTAAACCGGGAGGCGCCTTTTTTCTCCGGCCCTGAAAAAATTGCTAAAAAAACAGGGCAGCCGATCTATTTCCACCGGACAACCAAAGTTGGAAGGGGCAAATATGAAGTAGAGGTCACTCCACTTTTTTTAAATCCGAAGGAAGAAAAAGAGAAAGATATTTTGCTGGGATATGTTCGGAAGGTAGAAGAGATTATAAAAGAAGAACCTGAATTTTATCTTTGGTCGCACAGGCGCTGGAAACATAAACGCCCTGAAAATATCCCACTCACAACATAG
- the gltB gene encoding glutamate synthase large subunit has product MRLPYAQGLYSPENEHDNCGIGFVAHIKGKPSHDIIKRGLEVLRNMDHRGATSADNSTGDGAGMLMQIPHQFITEVLKLSVGEQGKYGTGLIFLPKDEKEAEVCINILTKNIESEGLNLVAYRDVPVDSSVPGEIAKANEPVVKQVFIKANLEKDALERKLFIVRKLTEREVRESDLKNKENFYQPSLSAKIIVYKGMLTPEQLRDYYLDFRDERFTSAIALVHSRFSTNTFPTWDLAQPFRIVAHNGEINTVRGNRLWMQAREGLMKSEVFGEDLKKLLPVIEPGKSDSASFDNVLEFLHLTGRSLPHSLCMMIPESFNQKNPIPDSLKAFYEYHSTIMEPWDGPASMVFSDGRYIGGTLDRNGLRPSRYVITKNNLIVMGSEVGVQTFKAEEIKEKGRLRPGKILLVDTQLGIIIPDHEVKDQLSRRSPYQMWLKENRMLMKDIKVKQRVPSSIDNFDTYSKAFGYSKEDMYELIKPMSENGAEPTSSMGNDTPPAVFSDKPKRLFDYFKQMFAQVTNPPIDPIREGLVMALTNYIGSLHSNILAETPEHCKLIKFQEPIVTNTDLGKIKDLKDEMFTHQTIPMVFPVKEGVAGFEKALEDILAQAEKAVDDQKNYIILTDRNISEDQAPMPSLLAVAAVHHHLIKIQKRMQVGLIVETGEAREVNHFALLLGYGASVINPYVAFAAIDHMVKEGKIEMDYKEARKNYIKAVDKGLLKVFSKMGISTLRSYHGAQIFEAIGVSQPVIDKYFTGTVSKIGGVGLEEICKEATMFHEEAYKVDNTPEPFRFENSGNYAWRKNGEHHAWNPQTIGLLQWATRTNDYAKYKEYSALVDKENKRPAFIRSCFNFKKNPIPIEQVEPAEEIMKRFVTGAMSYGSISKEAHEALAVTMNTIGGRSNTGEGGEDPERFGTNRNSKIKQVASGRFGVTNNYLTNADELQIKIAQGAKPGEGGQLPGYKVNKIIAKTRNSTPGITLISPPPHHDIYSIEDLAQLIYDLKVTNPRAKVSVKLVSEDGVGTIAAGVSKAFSDIIIIAGADGGTGASPASSIKHAGLPVELGIAETQQTLVLNKLRDRVKLQVDGQLKTGRDVVVLACLGGEEFGFSTAALIVLGCIMMRKCHMNTCPAGIATQDKSLRKRFIGKAEYTVNFFKFLAEEIREYLAEMGFTKFDDIVGRTDLLELNKEVSNWKMNTVDFSKLLYVPKEAKETPIHNTHPNGRPGNHMDYDLIKEAKKAIRGGEKVWISKNVVNVDRTIGAMLSGEISKMYGEGGLPDDTINCTFHGTAGQSFGAFLVKGVTFRLEGDSNDYIGKGLSGGKIVVVPPSGSTFKPEENIIIGNTSFYGATAGEAYIRGVAGERFCVRNSGVQAVIEGTGDHCCEYMTGGRVVVLGNTGRNFAAGMSGGIAYVLDEAGDFDYYCNRGLVDLTPVEDKSDISELQMLISNHLLYTHSDLASKILTHWEEYLSKFVKVIPFEYKKVLEEQKLKELQKKLQLTEDDPSRHE; this is encoded by the coding sequence ATGAGATTACCTTATGCACAGGGACTTTATAGCCCTGAAAATGAACATGATAATTGTGGGATTGGATTTGTAGCTCATATCAAAGGTAAACCTTCACACGACATTATAAAAAGGGGTTTGGAAGTCCTTCGTAATATGGATCACCGTGGGGCTACCAGCGCAGATAATTCTACCGGCGACGGCGCAGGTATGTTAATGCAAATTCCTCACCAATTTATCACTGAGGTTTTGAAACTTTCTGTTGGAGAACAGGGAAAATACGGAACAGGTTTGATTTTTCTTCCCAAAGATGAAAAGGAGGCAGAGGTTTGTATCAACATATTAACCAAAAATATCGAATCGGAGGGGCTTAATTTGGTTGCCTATCGTGATGTTCCGGTTGATAGTTCTGTTCCCGGTGAAATAGCAAAGGCCAACGAGCCGGTTGTAAAACAGGTTTTTATTAAAGCAAATCTTGAAAAGGACGCTCTTGAGCGTAAACTTTTTATTGTTAGAAAACTTACCGAAAGAGAGGTTCGCGAATCAGATCTGAAAAATAAGGAAAACTTTTATCAGCCCAGTTTGTCGGCTAAAATAATAGTATACAAAGGTATGCTCACACCCGAACAACTGCGCGATTATTATCTGGATTTCAGAGATGAAAGATTTACAAGTGCCATTGCTTTGGTACACTCACGTTTTAGTACCAATACATTTCCCACATGGGACTTGGCACAACCTTTCCGTATTGTTGCACATAATGGTGAAATCAATACAGTTCGCGGAAACCGTTTGTGGATGCAGGCGCGTGAAGGTTTAATGAAATCAGAGGTTTTTGGCGAAGACCTGAAGAAATTGCTTCCGGTAATTGAGCCGGGCAAATCCGACTCTGCATCGTTTGACAATGTTTTGGAGTTTCTTCATTTAACCGGAAGGTCACTGCCTCATTCGTTGTGTATGATGATTCCGGAGTCTTTTAATCAGAAAAATCCAATTCCGGACAGTTTAAAGGCATTTTACGAGTACCACTCTACAATAATGGAACCATGGGATGGTCCCGCTTCAATGGTGTTCTCTGATGGAAGGTATATTGGAGGAACACTGGACAGGAACGGACTGCGCCCGTCTCGTTATGTGATTACAAAAAACAACCTTATTGTAATGGGCTCGGAAGTAGGTGTTCAAACTTTCAAAGCAGAAGAAATTAAAGAAAAAGGACGTTTACGTCCCGGAAAAATATTACTTGTTGACACCCAATTGGGAATTATTATTCCCGACCACGAAGTAAAAGATCAATTAAGCAGAAGGAGTCCTTACCAGATGTGGCTAAAGGAGAACCGTATGCTGATGAAGGATATCAAGGTGAAACAACGTGTTCCCTCTTCAATTGATAATTTTGATACTTACTCAAAAGCGTTTGGGTACTCGAAGGAAGACATGTACGAGTTGATTAAGCCAATGAGCGAAAATGGCGCTGAACCAACCAGTTCGATGGGAAATGATACTCCTCCTGCAGTGTTTTCAGATAAACCAAAACGTTTATTTGATTACTTCAAACAAATGTTTGCTCAGGTTACCAATCCTCCTATCGATCCAATTCGTGAAGGTTTGGTTATGGCTTTGACCAACTATATCGGATCTCTGCATTCAAATATTCTGGCAGAAACTCCGGAACATTGTAAACTAATCAAGTTTCAGGAGCCAATTGTAACGAATACTGATTTGGGCAAGATCAAAGATTTGAAAGATGAAATGTTTACTCATCAGACCATTCCAATGGTTTTCCCGGTGAAGGAAGGAGTTGCGGGATTTGAAAAGGCCCTGGAAGATATTTTGGCTCAGGCAGAGAAGGCAGTTGACGACCAAAAGAATTATATTATTCTTACTGATAGAAATATTTCTGAAGATCAGGCTCCAATGCCCTCGTTGCTTGCCGTAGCAGCAGTTCACCATCACCTGATAAAAATTCAGAAGAGGATGCAGGTAGGACTTATCGTTGAAACCGGTGAGGCGCGGGAAGTGAACCATTTTGCATTGCTTTTAGGTTATGGCGCCAGTGTAATAAATCCCTATGTAGCTTTTGCCGCAATCGATCATATGGTGAAAGAAGGTAAAATTGAGATGGATTACAAAGAAGCGCGGAAGAACTACATAAAAGCTGTTGACAAAGGTTTGTTAAAAGTTTTCTCGAAGATGGGGATTTCAACATTACGTAGTTATCACGGAGCGCAGATTTTTGAGGCTATCGGTGTAAGTCAGCCTGTAATTGATAAATATTTCACCGGAACAGTTTCTAAAATTGGAGGTGTTGGTCTGGAGGAAATTTGTAAAGAAGCTACCATGTTCCACGAAGAGGCTTACAAAGTAGATAATACTCCGGAGCCATTCAGGTTTGAAAACAGTGGAAATTACGCGTGGAGAAAGAACGGAGAACATCATGCATGGAATCCGCAGACCATTGGGCTTTTGCAATGGGCGACACGTACAAACGACTACGCGAAATATAAAGAATACTCAGCTCTTGTTGACAAAGAAAATAAGCGGCCTGCTTTTATACGCAGTTGTTTTAATTTCAAAAAGAATCCAATTCCGATTGAACAGGTAGAACCGGCTGAGGAAATTATGAAACGTTTTGTGACTGGTGCAATGTCTTATGGTTCAATTAGTAAGGAAGCTCATGAAGCGTTGGCTGTTACAATGAATACCATTGGTGGTAGGAGTAATACGGGCGAGGGAGGTGAAGACCCTGAGCGTTTTGGTACCAATAGAAACAGTAAAATTAAACAGGTTGCTTCCGGCCGGTTTGGAGTCACCAATAATTACCTTACCAATGCCGACGAACTTCAGATTAAAATTGCACAAGGTGCAAAACCTGGAGAAGGAGGTCAGTTGCCGGGTTATAAGGTAAATAAGATTATTGCAAAAACCCGTAACTCAACGCCAGGAATCACATTGATTTCTCCTCCTCCGCATCATGATATCTATTCAATCGAGGATTTAGCGCAGTTGATTTATGACCTGAAAGTTACCAATCCGAGAGCAAAAGTTTCAGTTAAATTGGTTTCTGAGGATGGTGTGGGGACAATCGCTGCGGGGGTGAGTAAAGCTTTTTCAGACATAATTATTATAGCAGGTGCTGATGGTGGTACTGGTGCAAGTCCGGCAAGTTCGATAAAACATGCAGGGCTGCCGGTTGAGCTCGGAATTGCTGAAACACAACAAACGCTTGTTCTTAACAAATTACGCGACAGAGTAAAACTTCAGGTGGATGGCCAGTTAAAAACCGGTCGCGATGTGGTTGTGCTGGCTTGTTTGGGAGGTGAAGAGTTTGGATTTTCTACCGCCGCATTAATTGTGCTTGGATGTATTATGATGCGTAAATGCCACATGAATACTTGCCCGGCAGGTATTGCAACGCAGGACAAATCATTGAGAAAAAGATTTATTGGAAAAGCAGAATATACAGTTAATTTCTTTAAGTTTCTAGCAGAAGAGATACGAGAATATCTGGCTGAAATGGGATTTACAAAATTCGATGATATTGTAGGGAGAACCGATTTACTCGAATTAAATAAGGAAGTATCAAACTGGAAAATGAACACCGTTGATTTTTCCAAATTGCTTTACGTTCCAAAAGAAGCAAAAGAAACTCCTATTCACAATACACATCCCAATGGTCGTCCCGGAAATCATATGGATTATGATTTAATCAAAGAAGCTAAAAAAGCGATCAGAGGGGGAGAAAAAGTATGGATTTCAAAGAATGTTGTAAACGTAGATCGTACCATTGGTGCAATGCTTTCCGGGGAGATTTCTAAAATGTACGGAGAAGGAGGTTTGCCCGATGATACAATTAACTGTACTTTCCACGGCACAGCCGGACAAAGTTTTGGAGCCTTCCTTGTAAAGGGTGTCACATTTCGATTGGAAGGAGATTCAAATGACTATATTGGAAAAGGACTTTCGGGCGGGAAAATAGTTGTTGTACCACCAAGTGGTTCCACATTTAAACCGGAAGAAAATATTATCATAGGAAATACATCGTTTTATGGTGCAACTGCCGGTGAAGCCTATATTCGGGGAGTCGCAGGCGAACGTTTCTGTGTCCGTAATTCCGGAGTTCAGGCAGTAATCGAAGGTACCGGTGACCATTGCTGCGAATACATGACTGGTGGAAGAGTAGTCGTACTCGGAAACACCGGACGAAATTTTGCTGCAGGTATGAGCGGTGGAATTGCCTATGTGCTGGATGAAGCAGGTGATTTTGACTACTACTGTAACAGAGGTCTGGTAGATCTTACTCCGGTTGAAGACAAGTCAGATATTAGTGAACTTCAGATGCTAATAAGTAATCATCTGCTTTATACTCATAGTGATTTGGCTTCTAAGATTCTGACCCATTGGGAAGAATATTTATCCAAATTTGTAAAAGTGATTCCATTCGAGTATAAAAAGGTTCTGGAAGAACAAAAACTCAAGGAATTACAGAAAAAATTACAGTTGACAGAAGACGATCCTTCTCGTCACGAGTAA
- a CDS encoding lysophospholipid acyltransferase family protein — MRSKILTDTGILFLRLISKLPFTLIYFLSDIFYFIVFYVIKYRKDVVLQNLKNSFPEKSHQEIIIIKKKYFRHLCDLIFESIKMLDMKDSDYEKRMLIKNPKSINHYFDKGKSVAVLTMHYSNWEWTNCLPRKIKHRVIGVYKPLHNKKFDVLINSSREKQGAELVSNSNILRRIIRADQKKELIFIGLGGDQTPPSFHSLWYTFLNQETMFYPGPASIPKRFNYPVFFQRVEKISRGKYVTSFDLLIENPKDFSEKEILKIYIQKMEEIICKNPEFYLWSHKRWKHKRPENVPLQN, encoded by the coding sequence ATGCGATCAAAAATTTTGACTGACACCGGCATTCTTTTTCTGCGACTAATTTCCAAACTTCCTTTCACCCTTATCTATTTTTTATCCGACATTTTTTATTTCATTGTTTTCTATGTCATTAAGTACAGAAAAGATGTAGTCCTTCAAAACCTAAAAAACTCTTTTCCTGAAAAGTCGCACCAGGAAATAATAATTATCAAAAAAAAATATTTCAGACATCTTTGTGATTTGATTTTCGAATCAATTAAAATGTTAGATATGAAAGATTCTGATTATGAAAAAAGAATGTTAATAAAAAACCCAAAAAGTATTAACCATTATTTTGATAAAGGCAAAAGTGTTGCAGTACTTACCATGCATTATAGCAACTGGGAATGGACCAATTGTCTGCCCCGTAAAATAAAACACCGTGTTATTGGGGTGTACAAACCGCTTCATAACAAAAAATTTGATGTGTTGATAAATTCGTCACGAGAAAAACAGGGAGCAGAGTTGGTAAGCAATTCAAATATATTAAGGAGAATTATCAGGGCAGATCAAAAGAAGGAACTGATTTTTATTGGACTGGGTGGAGACCAAACTCCCCCTTCTTTTCATTCGCTTTGGTATACTTTTTTAAACCAGGAGACGATGTTTTACCCCGGACCGGCATCTATTCCAAAACGTTTTAACTATCCGGTATTTTTTCAGAGAGTAGAAAAAATATCGCGTGGAAAATATGTAACCAGTTTTGATTTGTTGATTGAAAATCCTAAGGATTTTAGCGAAAAAGAAATTCTGAAAATATACATCCAAAAGATGGAGGAAATTATTTGTAAAAATCCGGAATTTTATCTTTGGTCGCATAAAAGATGGAAACACAAACGACCAGAAAATGTACCTTTGCAAAACTAA
- the argH gene encoding argininosuccinate lyase, producing MKLWEKGIPVNKSIEEFTVGKDRELDIYLAPFDILGSMAHIIMLESIGLIKSDELQVLLNKLKQLYEVAISGEFVIEEGVEDVHSQVEFLLTNDLGDVGKKIHSGRSRNDQVLLDLKLFTREAIREVTKSSETLIDVLLQKSEETKDVLMPGYTHLQVAMPSSFGLWFGAYAESLIDDLELVLSAFKITNQNPLGSAAGYGSSFPLNRQMTTDLLGFDNMNYNVVYAQMGRGKVEKIVSFAVANLAGTLSKLAFDVCLFMSQNFNFVNLPPEFTTGSSIMPHKKNPDVFELIRARCNKIQGIPSQISMIINNLPSGYFRDLQMVKEVFIPLFKEMNDCLQIASLALKNVKVNHKILDDSKYNYIFSVEEVNDLVLKGVPFREAYKIVGEKIEEGNFVPKKSVNHTHEGSIGNLSLEEISNKKQGVINRFNFGKIDDAVERLLK from the coding sequence ATGAAACTTTGGGAAAAAGGAATACCGGTAAACAAGTCCATCGAAGAATTTACTGTTGGTAAAGACCGGGAACTCGATATTTATTTGGCACCCTTCGATATTTTAGGTTCAATGGCGCATATTATTATGCTCGAATCTATCGGCCTGATAAAAAGTGATGAACTGCAGGTGTTGCTCAATAAACTTAAACAATTATATGAAGTAGCAATTTCGGGAGAATTTGTTATTGAAGAAGGTGTTGAGGATGTGCACTCGCAAGTTGAATTTTTGCTGACAAATGATCTGGGCGATGTAGGTAAAAAAATTCACAGTGGCCGTTCGCGCAACGACCAGGTGTTGTTGGATTTAAAGCTCTTTACGCGCGAAGCTATCCGCGAGGTAACAAAAAGTTCGGAAACTTTGATTGATGTTTTACTTCAGAAAAGCGAGGAAACCAAAGATGTTCTAATGCCAGGTTATACACACTTACAAGTGGCAATGCCATCATCTTTTGGGCTTTGGTTTGGTGCTTATGCTGAAAGTTTGATTGATGATCTGGAATTGGTACTTTCGGCATTTAAAATTACCAATCAGAATCCGCTCGGCTCGGCAGCAGGTTATGGTTCTTCATTTCCTTTAAACCGACAAATGACTACCGATTTGCTTGGTTTTGATAATATGAACTACAACGTGGTTTATGCCCAGATGGGACGTGGAAAGGTGGAAAAAATTGTTTCTTTTGCCGTGGCGAATTTAGCGGGAACCCTTTCAAAACTGGCTTTTGATGTTTGTCTTTTTATGAGCCAGAATTTCAATTTTGTAAATCTTCCCCCCGAGTTTACAACCGGTTCGAGTATAATGCCACACAAAAAAAATCCCGATGTTTTTGAACTTATCAGGGCAAGGTGTAACAAAATTCAGGGTATTCCAAGCCAGATTTCAATGATTATAAATAATCTTCCCAGTGGTTATTTTCGTGATTTGCAAATGGTTAAAGAAGTTTTTATTCCTTTGTTTAAAGAAATGAATGATTGTCTGCAAATTGCATCATTGGCCTTAAAAAATGTTAAGGTAAACCACAAGATTCTTGATGATTCAAAATATAATTATATATTTAGCGTGGAAGAGGTGAATGATTTAGTGTTGAAAGGAGTTCCTTTTCGTGAGGCCTACAAAATAGTTGGAGAGAAAATTGAAGAGGGTAATTTTGTACCGAAAAAAAGTGTGAATCATACCCACGAAGGGAGCATTGGGAATTTGAGTTTAGAAGAGATTTCAAATAAAAAACAAGGTGTAATTAATAGATTTAATTTTGGTAAAATAGATGATGCGGTGGAACGCTTACTTAAATAA
- a CDS encoding ArnT family glycosyltransferase: MFENKTLRLIFFIVAAAVFAAYITGLNIDVTRDAGKYATVSKEIYQNGNFINLTIHGEAYDQKPPMLFWLGALGFTIGKISNFWFKLPVLLLVFAGFYWAFRLGESLYNKRVGFLTGIMSAFSFIYLMYSMDIHTDTPLQAFVTLAFWQLFEFIKTKKTKHWILGFTAIGLAMLTKGPIGAAIPAFAVLGHLILKRNFKSLLDYRWYLGILLSFIIVSPALIGLMNQFGWEGIRFFFWENNVGRITGSYVKASNDPIFYIHNIAYLFLPWSLLFFIAVFMEFKTLIRNKFRSVEYFTFTGIWIYFIILNSASSQLPNYIFSIVPLIAVLTAKWLDIAIVNKKTLLKVFSIVQRYVVLLLWAGIFIVSFYLFPTPEWYIMIMVFAGIILTYFISTKVSDTPLRIIFPSLIVFACLAFIMNTHVFPYMFSFQAPPKAARYFSEYAEKGDTLYNYHYDEYELFFYSEPQAIQLYSFEEMKTVAGKKGKWVFTDAKGYKDISGLNKSSEVVFEYKHLYLNRPAGFISPRTRNKVLQPMYLIKY; encoded by the coding sequence ATGTTCGAAAACAAAACGCTCCGTCTCATTTTCTTTATAGTTGCTGCAGCTGTTTTTGCAGCCTACATTACAGGGCTCAATATTGACGTTACACGCGATGCGGGAAAATACGCTACTGTTTCGAAAGAAATCTATCAAAATGGGAATTTTATTAACCTGACGATACATGGTGAGGCATACGACCAAAAGCCACCAATGCTATTTTGGCTGGGAGCCTTAGGGTTCACAATCGGGAAAATTTCCAACTTTTGGTTCAAACTCCCTGTTTTGCTGCTTGTTTTTGCGGGATTCTACTGGGCCTTTCGTCTTGGCGAAAGTTTGTACAACAAACGTGTTGGTTTTTTAACCGGAATCATGTCGGCCTTCTCCTTTATCTATTTAATGTACAGCATGGATATTCATACCGATACTCCTCTGCAGGCATTTGTAACACTGGCTTTCTGGCAATTATTTGAGTTTATAAAAACAAAAAAGACTAAACACTGGATTTTGGGATTTACTGCCATCGGATTGGCTATGCTAACAAAAGGCCCGATTGGGGCAGCAATTCCGGCATTTGCTGTACTCGGCCACCTTATTTTAAAACGCAATTTCAAATCGCTGCTTGACTACCGGTGGTATCTGGGAATACTCCTCTCTTTTATTATTGTAAGCCCTGCATTAATTGGCCTGATGAACCAGTTTGGCTGGGAAGGTATCCGTTTTTTCTTTTGGGAAAACAATGTAGGACGAATAACCGGTTCTTATGTAAAAGCAAGCAACGATCCCATTTTTTATATACATAATATAGCCTATCTGTTTTTACCCTGGAGTCTGCTCTTTTTTATCGCAGTGTTTATGGAATTTAAAACCCTTATCAGAAACAAATTCCGCTCGGTGGAATATTTTACATTTACCGGAATCTGGATTTATTTTATTATCCTGAATTCAGCCAGCAGCCAGCTCCCCAACTATATTTTTTCGATTGTTCCCTTGATTGCAGTTTTAACCGCAAAATGGCTCGACATAGCCATTGTCAACAAAAAAACGCTATTAAAAGTCTTTTCGATTGTCCAGCGTTATGTAGTACTGCTGCTTTGGGCGGGTATTTTTATTGTTTCATTCTATTTGTTTCCAACTCCCGAGTGGTATATTATGATTATGGTTTTTGCAGGAATAATTCTTACTTATTTTATTTCAACAAAAGTTTCAGACACACCTTTAAGAATAATCTTCCCTTCCTTAATTGTATTTGCCTGCCTGGCGTTTATTATGAATACACATGTATTTCCATACATGTTTAGTTTTCAGGCTCCTCCAAAAGCAGCCCGTTATTTTTCCGAATATGCTGAAAAAGGAGATACGCTGTACAATTACCATTACGATGAGTACGAATTGTTTTTTTATAGTGAACCACAGGCAATCCAGTTATATTCTTTTGAAGAAATGAAAACTGTGGCAGGGAAAAAGGGGAAATGGGTATTTACGGATGCAAAAGGATACAAAGATATTTCCGGCCTGAATAAATCTTCGGAAGTTGTATTTGAGTACAAACACTTGTATTTGAATCGACCAGCCGGATTTATTAGTCCAAGGACAAGAAACAAAGTTTTGCAGCCGATGTATCTTATTAAATACTGA